The DNA sequence AGCGGACTATCAACATCCTTAGACGAGTCTGATTATTTTGAGGATAAGCGCAATGTTAGTTTGGTTGAGCCCAAGCAAACTGATTGCAAGTCATTCAGCATTAGTATCCTTTAGAAAGTAGGTACCTATTATGTTAGAATCTTTAAAAGTTTTGCGAAATAAATCTATAGCAGCTGCCTTTGAAATAGTTTACCTGATTACTTTTAAAGATAAGTCTCATATTCCTCAAGTGACCAAGGAAATCAAATCCCTTGCCAAATGGTATATTACCAGCGGTGAGGAGTGGTACTGCCATTCCGATGATTCTCTAGAAGAGTTTAAGAAAAAATTTCTAACCCTAACGAGTCTAACTGAAGAACAGGTAATCTTTAGCCAAGACCATCTTCCCTTTTCAAAATGATAAAAAGAGAGTGTGGGTTAAAAAGGTCTGGGAGACGGTTTTTATCGGGAAATAGAGCTTGCAACGCAAGTGTCAAAAACGGTCTCTTCCTAAGACCGTTTTTGACACTTTAAAATCAGGATGTGGTGAGACTCAAAATTTTCCATTTTTAGGTTGATCTCACTCTCTTTTAAAGCTATTCATTGGCGATATCTGAGATATATTCCATAGCCCTTTAAGTGTGACTGTGGCTTGAAAACACTAAGGTTTTCGTTTCGTAGTATAATAAAGTTAAAAGATAAGGAGGCAGCTATGAACCAAAAAGACCTCGAAAACCGCATCCAGTTAGCTCAGAACCCTATCGTTGTCACGGGTGCAGGTGTCTCGACTCTATCTGGAGTCCCTGACTATACCACCATGAAGGGAACGAAGCTCAAG is a window from the Streptococcus criceti HS-6 genome containing:
- a CDS encoding DUF3884 family protein, producing the protein MLESLKVLRNKSIAAAFEIVYLITFKDKSHIPQVTKEIKSLAKWYITSGEEWYCHSDDSLEEFKKKFLTLTSLTEEQVIFSQDHLPFSK